In Penaeus vannamei isolate JL-2024 chromosome 24, ASM4276789v1, whole genome shotgun sequence, the genomic stretch ACTATCACGGTTACCCCCACTACTATCCTTACTACGCCGGCTACCGCTACCGCtacaggggataaggaaggggtgaGGCATGGATTACGACAGGCCTTGTGGCGATGATCCTTCACCAGATGTGTCTGATAGTCCGGTTTGCTCACGTCGGTttttcagacacagacacacttcgAAAGGAACCTACAACTGGGGGTCTTTTGGTTGCTGAATCAGCTGATACTTTAAATAATAAAGATTAGAAAAAGTACTGGATAATTCTTTTATACCCCTGTAATATTTCACATTATTTTGAAATACCATTAAAACTTTTTAAactttaatagaaaaaaaaatggttagggATTGTTTTTGACAAAGATTCAAAATGCTTAAAAGATTATAGAATGATATTCATGCAgaaattctgcataaaacatattTGACGAATCTgatataatgcatgtatgcatatatatgtatatatttatgtatatgtattatgtatgagtttatatatatgtatacatttgtttttttattcatatattcttatgtacatatatacatacaggaggattccgaaactgttgtctcatgtTTTTCAATAAATTCAGTTtgtacatttttgttttttctatcatatatatatatatatatatatatatatatatatatatatatatatatgtacatacatatatgtgtgtgtgtgtgtttatgtgtgtatgtgtgtttgttggtgtgtgtgtttatatataaatacacacacacacacacacacacacacacacacacacacacacacacacacacacacacacacacacacacacatttatatatatatatatatatatataaatatatatatataaatatatatatatatatatatatatatatttatatattcatatatatatatgtgtgtgtgtgtgtgtgtgtgtgtgtgtgtgtgtgtgtgtgtgtgtgtgtgtgtgtgtgtgtgtgtgtgtgtgtgtgtgtctgtgtgtgtgtgtgaataaatgtatgtgtatatatataaaagttttggGGGACAATTTATATTGCCTTGAGAGGGACATCAGCTACGTATTACCGTGCCTGTCTGAAGGGTTTCCTTAAAGGTTCATCATGTCTGGATACTTTATCTATTTCAAGACATATGGTGACCCAGTAATGCTTTCGTTGCCCCAGTAATATGTTAACTATTTTCCTGTTCTATGTGTAGTCTCCAAgagaataacatgataataaggaACAGACCTTCATGGATAATTTGGCTAATCGATCGACCATGTCAAGCCAATAGATTCTTGTTTGAGAGAGATCCAGTCGACACTTTAATGCCTAGTTCTGAATGACAGATAAATCGGTGCATGAACATCCTGCCTTTCGCTAAGGCTTAAAATGGCCTGAAATTATATGCAAGACTTCCTGCCATTCGCTGCCGACAGCTCAGCGATGGCGCTGTCCTGTTCTGTATGGCTTGGCCTATAATTACTTAGCATCAATTAACGGCACCCAGTCTGTGATTTGAATCTTTCTCTTCGGATTTCAGGAATTAGGACACCAGCCTCGGTGTTCCGTGCGGGTGGGCGTCAGAGGCCATCACATGTGAAGGAGCGAGGGCGGGAATGTCATTATAAAGGTGATTAGCACCCATTTACTTCGGATAATGAGTTCTTAGTTTTGAAGTTAAGTGTTTACATTGAAGGCGTAGTAGTCCATGGATATGGACACGGGTTATATACCGGTGAAGAAAGCATTAAGAACCTTGGCAGCATTAGAATACTAAGTCTGAGTATCGGAGCCACACAAAACCCAACTTGGAATTGATATCACTTGGAAAGGACTGGAGACTATCAAGGTGTACGAAGTTTACTGTAGATATTGAtatcatttagaaaaaaatgaagaccatGAGGTTGTAGGAAGTTGACAGAGAGTATGCAAAATGATTATCAATTGAAAGTTTATATTTCGATTTTAAGATTACTTTACTGAAGACTGACCCGGAagctggtggaggagagggaagcctCACGACTCCATTCAGGCCCCAAAAGAGACATACCACTGCCCAGGGTTCATAGTATTCCCTCCGGTACTTCATAAAGAACTTATGTCTGTTTTCATTATATCAAACTGCAAAACCACAAGTGCATGACTTTGTTGCAAAGAGAGTGTTCGGATTTACTTTACCCTGGTTCAGAGGACATGATACTTTTAAATATCCAAAGGAAAATCAAACTTTTggtttctttggtttcaatgtattgtagagtatttcattgtataataattggaaaaaaaaaataaaggttactacttcacggatttcggctatcacgggttctttttggaacgtaacctccgcgaaaaacgagggttcactgtagttCATTTCCGCCTTTGCTTTACGCCTCTAATAGTATACATTAACAAaatcaaaacattaaaaaaatccaCATCAACCGTTCTTCATCAGTTGGCCGAGGATAACATTTTAAGTTCTACAAAATAATATACTACTCTTAGAAAGACTGAAAGTACAGTTCTAATGGCTGTCCCTTTTCGGGTGCGTGAACCCCTGCTTGCCCAAGGCCACGCACAGGAGCCGTATATAAAGCGGCTTCCACAAGCAGTCAGCAGACACAGCGTCCTCAGTGAGCCAAGAAGAGGTCCAGCCATGAAGCTTTCGGTGAGTCGCCATACCTGTGAAAGAACGAAgaattatctctctttcctttaactcgctatccctctccctccccttctttctccttttgtttctccctctatatgtatatatgatttatagatatataaatagactctactgacacaaatatgtatatagatgaataaattatatacatatatatgaatatatattactgGCAAAATAAAATTTACTGATTAGCATTAACATACCGAAAAGTATTCATAAAATTTCTCTCATGGACATAACCATGATTCTTCTTGCAGcataaaataatttaaaagttTAAACTTTTCCAGGCAATCGCACTGGTGTGTTTGGCAGCGGCCGTGGTAACACACGCCGATCCCGAGCCACACAAGTACCACCACTAcccctaccactactactaccctcGCCACCACAATGTCGAGCCACTGGAGGGCGATGGAGTGGCTAGGCATCCAGGTGGCGGCACCTCCTTCGTCGCTCCTCAAGTTCACGGCCTCACAAAGCGATCAGCTGACTCCACGCCGGAAGCTGACCCTCAACCAGCAGCTGACCCTGATCCATCCAACAGCTATAGTTACCAGGTAGTCCACCATGGCCATCCTCACTATGGATACCACCATGGCTATCGCTACCCTTACAATAACTACCGCTACAACAACTACTATGGTTACCCTCACACATACCACAGCCACCACAAGAGATCAGTCGAATCGGAACCCGAACCTCAACCTCATTACAGCTATCACGGACGCCCTCACTACTACAACAGATACTATCACGGTTACCCCCACTACTATCCTTACTACGCCGGTTACCGCTACGGCtacaggggataaggaaggggtcaGGCATAGATTACGACAGGCCTTGTGGCGATGGTCCTTCACCAGATGTGTCTGATAGTCCGGTTTGCTCACGCCGGTTTTTCAGGCACTGATAGTAAGGTGGTCACTCTTAGGAGGCCACAGAAAACTGAGGAATTCTCTTTTCAGTGTCGGAATAGCAGTACATTGTGTACACAATAAAAATTACCAAAATGTAATGAGAATATGTTAACAGACCTCAAACTTTTCCTTTTATCGAAGATGATtaacaatcatgattattatttttctgattcagaaagctaaatatatatatatatatatatatatatatatatatatatatatatatatatatatatatatatatattggaacttGCAAAACAACTACTCAAATGTGGGTTTCAGTTTCAGGACTCTAACGAAGCATAACTTGTTTCTACTCTTGATATTCTTTATGAATATGACATTCCAATATCACTACATACTGCTCATTTCTTTAAATGGAAGCTTAAgaaaaatgaaactgaaaaaaggaaagggagatcttttgaatatgtaaacacagatGAAACATGAAAGAAACACTTTACTCGACTtataaacaaatatcaaaatCCCTCAATTCCCTCTCTgattggtatgtgtgtatatatatatatatatatatatatatatatatatatatatatatatatatatatatatatatatatatatatatatatatatgtatgtatgtatatatatatatatatatatatatatatatatatttatttatttatttatttattcatttatacatgtgtgtgtgtgaacgtgcgtgtgtgtgtggcagactATATACATGTAGGACttcataaatgcatgtgtatacattaataaatatatgtctatttatattatattttgcttAATTAACATCAGTTGCAATACTATATTCCTTTTAATATCTTATTAAATGGAATTCGTGAcgaattgtatattgtatatatatatatatatatatatatatatatatatatatatatatatatatatatatatatatatatatatatatatttatttatttatatgtacgtatgtatgtatacgtgtatatgcatatatatatatatatatatatatatatatatatatatatatatatatatatatatatatatatatatatatatatatatgtatatatatatgtatatatatatatatatatatatatatatatatatatatatatatatatatatatatatgtgtgtgtgtgtgtgtgtgtgtgtgtgtgtgtgtgtgtgtgtgtgtgtgtgtgtgtgtgtgtgtatatatatatatatatatatatatatatatatatatatatatatatatatatatatatatatatatatatatgtatgtatatatatgtatggaattatatatatatatatatatatatatatatatatatatatatatatacatatatatatatatatatatatatatatatatatatatatatatatatatatatatatatatatatatatatatatatatgcatgtatgtatgcatacataaataaacatatgtatgtatgtatatgtgtgtatatatatacatatacatatacacacacatagatacatacatacatacatacatatacatatagctagatagatagatagatagattttaccttatatatctatttatatatactggtTACTATAGAGAGAGTAAACCATTATTTTCCTACTCAGACGAGAATACATTTTAGACGGTATACTTCACGTCATCACCATCTCCCACGATTCCGTTTCCGAGCCATACCATTGCTAAAGAATGAAGGATCGTAGAGCGAATAGGAAAATACACATATcaaatgttttatattattacGTACGAACATACAAAGATATTTGCAGCTGTTATACTTTTGGCTTTCAACCAATTAgttgaaaaataaagatatatctcAGGCCATGTACCCCATAGAATAACAATGCAAAGATAATTTTGACAGTTACAAAGCAAAAAAGTATGGGACTTTGAcctctctttattattcttataaaaaaaagttgTCTCTCCGCCATCAGGGTGTTGATATCGTAACATAAATGTACCGAAAATGACAATTTCAATGGTACTGTAAAACGAGTACACTAGAAGTATATTTTAATCGTTTACAATAGTAAAATTTATGTCAGCCAAGATCGTgtcaaaatagaatagaatatctCACAAAATGGAGCCTTTAGACTGAGAAGCTTGTTCACAGGGCACTTAAACCGTAATAAGTGAAGATAACTCACTATCTAAACTGAATTCATTTAAATGGGTTTCCGTCTTTGGTTCACGACCCTAAAgggttatataatgataatatattccaGTCATTCCTCATTTATTTTCGAAATTTGACTTTTACATCTTACAAAAAAGAACTCGGGAATTTTTCAAAGACTGAGGAAGTACAGTTGTACGATCTGTTCCTTTCGGGGGCGTGAACCCCTGCTTGTCGAAGGCCACGCACAGGAGCCGTATATAAAGCGGCTTCCACAAGCAGTCAGCAGACACAGCGTCCTCGGTGAGCCAAGAAGAGGTCCAGCCATGAAGCTTACAGTAAGTCGTTATATCTGTCAGAAAATGAATCAACACTTTtgtgcatacatccatacatactatttaacacagacacaaccacacatcacattatatttatatgaatatgtatttacataaacagAAACTGATATAAGCctattatttcagtgtatatatatgtgtgcatatatgcatatatttgtgtggaaCATTTTTTCTCTTGcgctcttttcgtttttattgataaaaatattatgGGATAATGATTAGGGGGATCACTGAAATAATAGACCTTAAACAGTATGATTCATTTAGAATATAACAACTTGGATAAGACAAAAGGGTACATTCACTAATTCAAACTGTAAAAATGATGAACTGTATATTTTAAGCGAAAACAACTAGTCTTTCTAGGTTTTTGAATGATAATACAAGAACCATTTTCCAGGCAATCGCACTGGTGTGTTTGGCAGTGGCCGTGGTAGCGCACGCAGATCGCGAACCACACCGTTACCACCACCACCCATATCGACACTACTCCTACCACCACTACCCCCGCCACCACCATGTCAACCCATTGCACGGTTATGGAGTGGCCAGCCATCCAGCTGGCACCACCTTCGTGGCTCCTCAAGTTCACGGCCTCACAAAGCGCTCAGCTGACTCCACGCCGGAACCCAACCCGGAACCAGCAGCTGACCCGGACACCACTAACAGTTATAGCCATCAAGTAATTCACCATGCTCATCCCCACCATGGATACCATCATGGTTATCGCCACCCTTACTCTGGCTACCGCCACACCAATTTCTATGCTTACCCTCACACATACCACAGCCACCACAAGAGATCAGTCGAATCGGAACCCGAACCTCAACCTCATTACAGCTATCACGGACGCCCTCACTACTACAACAGATACTATCACGGTTACCCCCACTACTATCCTTACTACGCCGGTTACCGCTACGGCTACAGGGGATGAGGACGAGGTCAGGCAAGGACTGAAGTGGGACTTCCGAAGATGGTCCTGTACTAATGGCTGAGAGTTCGGTTTGCACACGCCGGTTTTCTAGCCACTCGTCGGAGGATTCGCAAAATTGGGGAACTCTTTTGAATCATGGAACAGCAGTTCACTGCGAAGGAAAATAAAGGTTACAAAAGATAATGGAGAATTTCTTTACAATCCTGTAACATTTCAAGTTCTTATCTTTCAGTTTCAATTGAATTAAATACGGTAAAATTCATTTCTATGTTAAGAACATAAGATGAACGATAcgaaatatttgatatttatatattacataaaacatATGGATCTGAAAACTAACCATATTACCTATTTTTAAGATCACATTCTTATTTATATCACACTTTGCTATAACTACTGTATATAATTACTAATTTATCTCTATGGAAAAACTGCCAACGGGGATTCAGGTGATCCTTTCGAAACATGAATATAATGCGTCAACTTCAGTTATCAGTGCAAGAGCCAAGTGTTTGTGGAGGGACCAGCAAATATCTGTGGCAGAGTATCTGGCATAAATTGATGTTGCTCAGCTAAATAAAATCTTATTATttaaagtaatgaaaaaatacatcTAATGTATGCAAGATTTTACTCGTATTTACAATTTCCTTATTTATAACAATGAAATTTATTTTTGTTGAGCAACATCAAACTATGTCTCTCTACCATAGATATTTGCTTTTCCCTCCATAAACATTTGGCACTTGCATTGTACACTTACCACTTACATTTCCTTTTACGTGATATTGTTGCCTCCACTTAGTAAACATAAGAATGTTAGTGTGaccgagtttctctctctctctcacacacaaaagaGATTCCAATCTCATCCGCATAAATGAATCCGATGCTAAGTTTCCTGCTGAATTTGGTGTCATTCAAAAGGGAAATGGACAGCGCCACTTTACCATCAAGAGTGAATTTCCAGTCTTTTAGAGCTAGATAGCAGAGTGTCGGGTGAATGCTCTCCAGTGTAGGATACTTCGTCCTTCGACATGGCCGATCGGTTAGCCAAAATAGTATATTTCATTAACAACCACACTTGGCTATGTGCATTCAGTTCTCTCGGATATTTATGATCTGAAATGCACTGGAGACTATGGCAGCATCTCTATAACAtcgaaatattcatatacatattttaatatagacatattgttatacatatgtaacctcatGCTTACATGAGAATATTGAtatcgatatgtatgtatatacatttatatatctacatatatatctgttgacatctatatatcattatatataattgtatattcatatgtataatgtGATTGAATACGTTCGCTTATACAAATTGCAAGTCTGTGCTTATatgcatgagtgcgtgtgcgtgtttgtgcgtctttacgtgtgcgtgtgcgtatgtgcgtgtgtgtaaatgtatagccatatgtatatgtatttatgtgtatgtatatatgcgcatatatgtacggaatacacacacacacacacacaagcacacgcacgcacacacacacacacacacacacacacacacacatacatacatacatacataca encodes the following:
- the LOC138859134 gene encoding uncharacterized protein; the encoded protein is MAVPFRVREPLLAQGHAQEPYIKRLPQAVSRHSVLSEPRRGPAMKLSAIALVCLAAAVVTHADPEPHKYHHYPYHYYYPRHHNVEPLEGDGVARHPGGGTSFVAPQVHGLTKRSADSTPEADPQPAADPDPSNSYSYQVVHHGHPHYGYHHGYRYPYNNYRYNNYYGYPHTYHSHHKRSVESEPEPQPHYSYHGRPHYYNRYYHGYPHYYPYYAGYRYGYRG